From the genome of Saccharomyces eubayanus strain FM1318 chromosome X, whole genome shotgun sequence, one region includes:
- the RAD26 gene encoding DNA-dependent ATPase RAD26 gives MSEMADKEQHTSVKLENNESLRDLGVNVLSQSSLEEKIANDVTNFSNLQTLQQEETRLERSETALQRYVGKKNLLTRKLNNATRISVKQNLRNQIKDLQTDDIERVLRXIEDIQARINDLKVQINQGGENKTAKVGLQRPGESEKEFLIRTGKITAFGHKAGFSLDTTDTEYGDNEEQEGKDFEVATEQMVQNLTDEDDNLDDQDFRMSGEESEEYEEEENDDEVIEDLENLEFKNQPGEAKDDGDELYYQVRLKRWIKQRSADRPKTKAASEIPEWRKPHPNIPDAKLNNEFRIPGEIYSLLFNYQKTCVQWLYELYQQNCGGIIGDEMGLGKTIQIIAFIAALHHSGLLTGPVLIVCPATVMKQWCNELHHWWPPLRTVILHSMGSGMATNQKSKMDEKDLENLIMNSNPTEFSYDDWQNPSKTKKAIESNFHLDQLIDKVVTDGHILITTYVGLRIHSDKLLKVKWQYAVLDEGHKIRNPDSEISLTCKKLKTHNRIILSGTPIQNNLTELWSLFDFIFPGKLGTLPVFQQQFVIPINMGGYANATNIQVQTGYKCAVALRDLISPYLLRRVKADVAKDLPQKKEMVLFCKLTKFQRSKYLEFLHSSDLNQIQNGKRNVLFGIDILRKICNHPDILDRETKRHDPSYGDPKRSGKMQVVKQLLLLWHKQGYKALLFTQSRQMLDILEDFIAMKDPDLSELKYLRMDGTTNIKGRQSLVDRFNNEPFDVFLLTTRVGGLGINLTGANRIIIFDPDWNPSTDLQARERAWRIGQKREVSIYRLMVSGTIEEKIYHRQIFKQFLTNRILTDPKQKRFFKIHELQDLFSLGGENGHSTEELSEEVQKHTDNLKNSKSQESDDFEQLVNLSGVSKLESFYNGKEKKESNKSEDDRLIEGLLGGESNLETVMSHDSVVNSHANSSSSNMITREASRVATTAVNALRKSRKKITKQYEIGTPTWTGRFGKAGKIKKKGTLRNKSAGSAAILGNIAKSQKEASKEVRQENHDDDIDVVKSEEFDPNTKILKDIQTYLQNQNNFFSPSVSIIDNIGVDLADKKDVIKVRALLRTIAQFDKEHKGWVLNEEFRNSID, from the coding sequence ATGTCGGAAATGGCGGATAAAGAACAGCACACCAGTGTGAAACTCGAGAATAATGAGTCATTAAGGGACCTGGGGGTCAACGTGCTTTCCCAGAGCAGTTTGGAGGAGAAAATTGCTAATGATGTGACCAATTTCAGCAATCTGCAAACGTTGCAGCAAGAGGAGACCCGTTTAGAGCGCAGTGAGACTGCTCTGCAAAGATATGTTGGCAAGAAAAACTTACTTACAAGAAAGTTAAACAATGCCACTAGGATATCTGTTAAGCAAAACCTCCGAAACCAAATTAAAGATTTGCAAACTGATGATATTGAACGAGTTTTGAGAGAWATTGAAGATATTCAGGCAAGGATTAACGATTTGAAGGTGCAGATAAATCAAGGAGGTGAAAACAAGACTGCTAAAGTGGGATTGCAAAGGCCTGGAGAAAGTGAGAAGGAGTTTTTGATTAGAACTGGTAAGATCACTGCATTTGGGCATAAGGCGGGTTTCAGTTTGGACACAACAGATACAGAGTATGGAGACAATGAGGAGCAAGAGGGTAAAGATTTCGAGGTGGCTACTGAACAAATGGTACAGAACTTAaccgatgaagatgacaaCCTCGATGACCAAGATTTTAGGATGAGTGGCGAAGAAAGTGAGgaatatgaagaagaagaaaacgacGATGAAGTTATTGAAGACTTGGAGAATCTTGAGTTTAAAAATCAACCTGGCGAGGCAAAGGATGACGGAGATGAATTGTATTATCAGGTAAGATTAAAACGATGGATCAAACAACGTTCTGCAGATAGACCAAAGACAAAGGCGGCATCGGAGATTCCGGAATGGCGGAAACCCCATCCCAATATCCCGGATGCAAAACTGAACAACGAGTTTAGAATACCAGGtgaaatatattcattacTTTTTAATTACCAAAAGACTTGCGTACAGTGGCTTTATGAACTTTACCAACAGAACTGTGGCGGTATTATCGGCGATGAAATGGGTTTAGGGAAAACAATACAAATCATTGCCTTTATCGCAGCTTTGCATCACTCAGGGTTATTGACAGGGCCCGTCTTAATTGTTTGCCCTGCCACTGTGATGAAACAATGGTGTAACGAATTGCACCATTGGTGGCCTCCATTAAGGACGGTTATATTGCATTCTATGGGTTCAGGAATGGCGACGAAtcaaaaatccaaaatgGACGAAAAGGATCTAGAAAACTTGATAATGAATTCAAATCCAACTGAGTTTTCATACGATGATTGGCAGAATCCGTCAAAAACTAAGAAAGCTATAGAGTCAAACTTCCATTTGGACCAGCTAATAGATAAAGTCGTCACTGATGGCCACATATTGATTACTACTTATGTCGGGCTGAGAATACATTCAGACAAGTTGTTGAAAGTGAAATGGCAGTATGCCGTATTAGATGAAGGTCATAAAATTAGAAACCCAGACTCAGAAATTTCATTAACCTGtaagaaattaaaaacaCACAATAGAATTATTCTTTCGGGTACACCCATCCAAAATAATTTAACCGAACTCTGGTcactttttgatttcatctttCCCGGTAAGTTGGGAACTTTGCCTGTATTTCAACAACAGTTTGTTATACCCATAAATATGGGCGGTTATGCAAATGCCACCAACATACAAGTACAAACTGGCTACAAATGTGCTGTGGCGTTGCGTGATTTGATTTCACCATATCTTCTACGTCGTGTGAAAGCCGACGTCGCAAAGGATTTACCGCAAAAGAAGGAGATGGTTCTCTTTTGTAAACTCACGAAGTTTCAAAGAAGCAAGTATTTGGAGTTTTTACATTCATCAGACTTgaatcaaattcaaaatggtAAAAGAAACGTTCTTTTCGgtattgatattttgaggAAAATTTGTAACCATCCTGATATACTTGATAGGGAAACAAAAAGGCATGATCCATCCTACGGTGACCCTAAAAGATCAGGGAAAATGCAAGTCGTCAAACAGTTGCTGTTACTATGGCATAAGCAGGGCTACAAGGCGCTGCTTTTCACTCAATCGCGACAAATGCTTGATATCCTAGAAGATTTTATAGCCATGAAGGATCCTGATTTATCAGAGCTAAAATACTTACGAATGGATGGTACGACGAATATCAAGGGAAGACAGTCGTTGGTGGATCGATTTAATAACGAGCcttttgatgttttccTGCTTACCACAAGAGTCGGGGGGTTAGGTATCAATCTAACTGGTGCAAATagaattattattttcgaTCCAGACTGGAACCCATCTACGGATTTGCAAGCTAGAGAAAGAGCGTGGAGAATTGGACAGAAGAGAGAGGTTTCAATATACAGGTTGATGGTAAGTGGTACTATAGAGGAGAAGATATATCATAGGCAAATATTCAAACAGTTCTTGACTAATAGAATTTTAACCGatccaaaacaaaagcgatttttcaaaattcaCGAACTGCAGGATTTGTTTTCACTTGGTGGTGAAAATGGACACTCTACAGAGGAATTGAGTGAAGAAGTTCAAAAGCACACCGataatttaaaaaattctaaATCGCAAGAGAGTGACGATTTTGAACAGCTAGTTAACCTATCCGGTGTTTCTAAACTAGAGAGTTTTTATAAcggtaaagaaaaaaaagaaagcaacaAGTCAGAGGACGATAGATTGATTGAAGGTTTGCTTGGTGGGGAAAGTAATTTAGAGACAGTTATGAGTCATGATTCGGTTGTGAACTCCCACGCTAAcagttcttcttccaatatGATTACGAGGGAAGCATCTAGAGTAGCAACCACTGCGGTAAATGCGCTAAGAAAATcgagaaagaaaattaccAAGCAGTATGAAATCGGGACACCCACTTGGACAGGTAGATTTGGTAAAGCAGGtaaaatcaagaaaaaaggtacattaagaaataaatcGGCTGGGTCAGCTGCCATTTTGGGTAACATTGCTAAGTCGCAAAAGGAGGCGTCCAAAGAAGTACGCCAAGAAAATCATGACGATGATATCGACGTGGTAAAATCCGAAGAGTTTGATCCTAATACCAAGATACTAAAAGATATTCAAACATATttgcaaaatcaaaacaattttttctctccaAGTGTTAGCATCATCGATAATATTGGGGTTGACCTTGCCGATAAAAAAGATGTTATCAAAGTTAGAGCGCTATTACGAACCATAGCGCAATTCGATAAAGAGCATAAGGGATGGGTACTGAATGAAGAGTTTCGGAATAGCATCGATTGA
- the HUL4 gene encoding putative E3 ubiquitin-protein ligase HUL4, with protein MVSFFGRPNEKKRSGGEVTPKELVSHSVAHTRRAVSQPGRPVSKRSLAAKVEERQCSSAKNKKEISSAHAAGKDDTSSPVLLNCLCCGVLLRFPASIRKFRCSACQVTVAIEEPGVSGGLEPGVHVPCSLDSLQRVVKRCHDDLQRLKKSEILDKDRKLSTFQPVTTYLQDRFHDVDILNESFLIHDTKRHEKLLNYEALQKFYSLLSTLPTRKPYYSMLCCCNNLLKRVTVYESKDLQISKYQWLLIILNIPTIRSCLIRDRKCKNAFETPQIRALSYELVKRCIGYLSNLSTKTSQLLIQALRRLSTNDFLYQVEILNLYINFQFSRLLSNEMANCNVNNNKKPEDEMRSRLRRHHTTGHEFLSTRPVSAVLDEKRDSDFTHPTNTKIKFKVYQYEDNWHITSATRLMLVYYTANTRRNGHRALSIQSFYNITLDFVDYKQDFDHWRGLAQKTKMNQLIEEWGNSKTKKKFSFCKYPFVLSLGIKISTMEYEIRRIMEHEAEQAFLTSLDKGKSVDVYLKIKIRREVISHDSLRCIKAHQGDLLKSLRVEFVNEPGIDAGGLRKEWFFLLTKSLFNPMNGLFVYIKESSRSWFAIDPPNFDKSKKSNSQLELYYLFGVVIALAIFNSTILDLQFPKAFYKKLCLEPLSFEDYSELFPETSRNLIKMLNYTEDDFEEVFSLTFETTYKNNNWIISDNKSTREYVTVELCENGKNIPITQKNKHDFVTKWVEFYLEESIKPQFNRFISGFKRVFAECNSIKLFNFEELERLVCGDAEQTKFDFKSLRSVTKYVGGFSDDSKIVRWFWEIIEDWDYPLQKKLLQFVTASDRIPATGISTIPFKISQLGTHDSNDLPLAHTCFNEVCLWGYSSKKKMEQKLLWAVNESEGYGFR; from the coding sequence ATGGTCTCGTTTTTTGGGAGGCCCAATGAGAAGAAACGTAGTGGGGGAGAGGTTACACCCAAGGAGCTGGTGTCACATTCTGTAGCTCACACAAGGAGGGCGGTGTCCCAACCAGGACGGCCTGTATCGAAACGTTCTTTAGCCGCTAAGGTAGAAGAGAGGCAGTGTTCAAGTgccaagaacaagaaagagatCTCTTCCGCGCATGCGGCGGGAAAGGATGATACATCATCTCCGGTTCTTCTCAATTGTCTTTGCTGTGGAGTTTTGCTACGGTTTCCTGCCTCGATAAGGAAATTTCGGTGCAGTGCATGCCAGGTGACTGTTGCTATAGAGGAACCCGGCGTTAGCGGTGGATTGGAACCCGGTGTGCACGTTCCGTGCAGCTTAGACAGCTTGCAAAGAGTGGTAAAAAGGTGCCACGATGATCTACAACGgctaaaaaaaagtgagaTTTTGGATAAAGATAGAAAACTATCAACTTTCCAACCGGTAACAACCTATTTGCAGGACCGGTTTCATGACGTTGACATTCTAAACGAGTCGTTCTTGATACACGACACGAAACGACACGAGAAGCTACTAAACTATGAagctcttcaaaaattttacagTCTATTGTCGACTCTGCCCACAAGGAAACCATATTATAGCAtgctttgttgttgtaacaaccttttgaaaagagtgACAGTTTATGAAAGTAAAGATTTGCAAATATCCAAATATCAGTGGCTGCTTATTATATTGAACATACCCACGATACGGAGCTGCCTGATTAGAGATAGGAAGTGCAAAAATGCATTTGAAACTCCGCAAATAAGAGCATTGTCTTACGAATTGGTTAAGCGGTGTATAGGTTATTTATCTAATTTATCGACGAAAACTTCTCAACTGTTGATTCAGGCACTACGGCGACTTTCGACAAATGATTTTTTATATCAAGtggaaattttgaacttATATATCAATTTCCAGTTTTCCAGACTCCTTTCCAACGAAATGGCAAACTGCAACGTgaacaacaataaaaaacCAGAGGATGAGATGCGTTCCCGTCTTCGTCGACATCATACCACTGGACACGAGTTCCTCAGTACGAGGCCCGTAAGTGCAGTACTAGATGAGAAAAGGGACTCTGACTTTACACATCCTACCAATACGAAgataaaattcaaagtttaTCAATACGAAGACAATTGGCATATTACTTCTGCGACACGACTAATGCTGGTCTATTACACAGCTAATACTAGAAGGAACGGCCATAGAGCCTTGTCAATTCAAAGCTTTTACAATATAACCTTGGATTTTGTCGATTATAAACAAGACTTCGATCATTGGCGGGGATTAGctcaaaagacaaaaatgaaTCAATTGATTGAAGAATGGGGAAACTCcaagaccaaaaaaaagttctcATTCTGCAAATATCCATTTGTCTTGTCACTCGGTATTAAAATTTCTACCATGGAATATGAAATTCGTAGAATCATGGAACATGAAGCTGAGCAAGCCTTTTTAACTTCACTAGATAAAGGAAAGTCGGTCGATGTTTATCTCAAAATTAAGATACGGCGTGAAGTTATTTCTCATGATTCTTTAAGATGCATCAAGGCACATCAAGGTGATTTATTAAAATCATTAAGGGTAGAATTTGTTAATGAACCTGGTATCGATGCGGGCGgtttgagaaaagaatggtttttcttattaaCAAAGTCATTGTTTAATCCAATGAATGGATTATTCGTTTACATTAAAGAAAGTTCTCGGTCATGGTTTGCTATCGATCctccaaattttgataaatcaaaaaaaagcaactCTCAATTAGAACTATATTATCTGTTTGGAGTAGTCATAGCATTAGCTATTTTCAACAGTACTATCTTAGATCTACAGTTTCCCAAGGcattttataaaaaattatgCTTAGAGCCTTTAAGTTTTGAAGATTATTCTGAATTGTTTCCAGAAACAAGTAGGAACTTGATAAAAATGTTGAACTATACAGAGGATGATTTCGAAGaagtcttttctttaacttTCGAAACcacatataaaaataataactgGATTATTAGTGACAATAAATCGACAAGAGAATATGTAACGGTAGAACTATGTGAAAACGGTAAAAACATTCCGATaactcaaaaaaataaacatgATTTTGTAACTAAATGGGTGGAGTTTTATTTAGAAGAGTCTATTAAACCACAATTCAACAGATTCATTTCCGGTTTTAAAAGAGTCTTCGCAGAATGTAATTCTATAAAACTAttcaattttgaagaattggaaagGTTAGTATGTGGGGATGCAGAACAGACtaaatttgatttcaaatcaCTGAGATCTGTGACGAAGTACGTCGGTGGATTTTCTGATGACTCTAAAATTGTCCGTTGGTTTTGGGAGATTATAGAAGACTGGGACTATccattacaaaaaaaattactacAATTTGTAACTGCGTCTGATCGTATACCTGCAACAGGTATTTCCACCATCCCATTTAAAATCAGTCAGCTAGGCACACATGATAGTAACGATTTGCCATTGGCGCACACATGCTTTAATGAAGTGTGTTTGTGGGGCTATtcatcgaaaaaaaaaatggaacaaAAATTACTTTGGGCGGTTAATGAATCTGAAGGTTATGGGTTCCGGTAG
- the RAV1 gene encoding Rav1p, with protein MSLNFLPGRPNDTPQTACQATWQKHTLFAYCSGNNLIILSNKFTRLQTIYTQADCTAVDINSQNGFIALSFHNRVLIYKPIHQIMQNPKWTQCCQLFHDDTPVNCLRWSSDNELAIGSDFLSFWKIKDNFGIYQPILQWNQKQPKPVYNVIISQDSQLIVSVGKYDSNAKLWKRISMVGEQVIFNLTMLAHPKPITAMRWRHEPDLTNRKNTPSRTLYTLCEDKVLRIWSCFEMDKNHTVQLWGEVPLSPTQKFCVVIDNWIIKHSLNKEALESYNISKSDIVILGSMAGEMEIIALHNLSQDPPKPMTKETISHKIIDKATMLNDTKYVYFPEVQPYDDLKDKISFLVHDLQGMIRHLLIDLLQLISSRDGHISVDLEHKFTGHNKSVQKLVRSSDGEALLTTSRFSENCVWYPQKLSHGVSLRLQNIIRTESPIKFAVVHELGKLVICLLENGVLQAWECPTNRKEDSEQKQSYLRAETTLEENKSIHPIVMLNTPELKHSHERHFIALIFSDGSIKAFEVSLTRGIFEVKSDALDIHGDDIYRISIIDPVHQTFFSNRPLISLVTKKGLTRTYKAIVNYDDRHVQWIKACEINTGIINPTCIRGSSTGKLCIVNSTGKVMSLWDLNRAVLEYEETFGDAIEDVDWTSTEYGQSIVSVGFTGYALLYTQLRYDYTNNTPSYLPIEKIDITAHTAHNIGDSIWMKNGTFIVASGNQFYIKDKSLDLKDPFTYQSIGSRKILSNDILHLSSVLNGPLPVYHPQFLIQAIYANKLQLVKELLLRLFLALRKLDFESQDVSNLDSNLGMNPLKFFIAKDRDYPTETFPDPYPNFNKTVSAALSEQLTKITLPYLTRHQQITLITVIEAVDEVTKDENVVDYNGVRFLMGVKLFLSHKNVQKSILMRDVSWALHSDNKEIILSFIDHHITSWNRACEYKIAYWIKEQDLVKKFEDIAKYEFSKDDKRDPSRCAIFYLALKKKQILLSLWRMAIGHPEQQKMIRFISNDFSVPRWRTAALKNAFVLLSKHRYMDAAVFFLLTGSLKDCVNVLCKQVGDMDMAIGVCRVYEGDNGPVLGELLTTQMLPETIRENDRWKASFIYWKLRKQEVAIKALMTAPIDLENNSEVVSKETCVNRSFLVEDPALLYLYNHLRNRNLKYFIGSLNVEAKIECTLILRVTDILCRMGCNYLAASLVKNWKFIERNSVPVQKLLESPAKDRTYSVIGAMAAEPTSTARMRPSLFDKFGSSNPSEAEPFKASTTLPSNLLDDFSQPPPNISSPTSLDQDSSSAPRSLLDDFASPFSSQHKENVAPSMLDGFTEKTENSENVNGKSLQSNFSSEEPQNPRKSAVTKNLLDDFM; from the coding sequence ATGTCACTGAACTTTCTGCCAGGGCGTCCTAACGATACTCCCCAGACGGCGTGCCAAGCAACATGGCAAAAGCATACCCTCTTCGCATACTGTTCTGGGAATAACTTAATCATCCTCTCCAATAAGTTCACCAGGCTGCAGACCATATACACACAAGCGGACTGTACCGCAGTCGATATCAACAGCCAGAATGGGTTTATTGCCCTATCTTTCCATAATAGGGTCCTCATCTACAAGCCTATTCATCAAATCATGCAGAACCCCAAGTGGACTCAGTGTTGCCAGTTGTTTCATGACGATACTCCGGTGAACTGCCTAAGATGGTCTTCCGATAACGAACTAGCCATTGGGTCTGATTTTCTctcattttggaaaattaaGGATAATTTTGGGATATATCAACCTATTTTACAATGGAATCAAAAGCAACCTAAACCCGTTTACAATGTAATCATCTCACAAGACTCGCAATTAATAGTTAGTGTTGGGAAATATGATTCCAACGCCAAGTTATGGAAGCGTATTTCCATGGTTGGAGAGCAAGTCATTTTCAATCTAACCATGCTGGCTCACCCGAAGCCCATAACTGCAATGAGATGGAGGCATGAGCCTGATCTGACAAACAGAAAGAACACACCTTCGCGGACACTTTATACATTGTGCGAAGATAAAGTACTAAGGATATGGTcttgttttgaaatggaCAAGAACCATACTGTGCAGCTATGGGGCGAAGTACCTCTTTCCCCTACGCAGAAATTTTGCGTAGTAATAGATAATTGGATAATAAAACACAGCCTCAACAAGGAAGCTTTAGAAAGTTACAATATATCCAAATCAGATATTGTTATTCTAGGTTCAATGGCTGGGGAAATGGAAATTATAGCTTTACACAATCTTTCCCAAGACCCGCCAAAACCAATGACCAAAGAAACTATATCACATAAGATAATTGATAAAGCAACTATGCTGAACGACACAAAATACGTATACTTCCCCGAAGTACAACCCTAcgatgatttgaaagacaaaATATCGTTTTTGGTTCATGATTTACAAGGTATGATAAGACATTTGCTAATCGATCTTCTGCAACTCATAAGCAGCAGAGACGGGCATATATCCGTCGATTTGGAACACAAATTTACAGGGCATAACAAATCTGTCCAAAAATTGGTGAGGAGTAGCGATGGAGAAGCGTTATTGACTACTTCTAGATTCTCAGAAAACTGTGTCTGGTACCCACAAAAGTTGAGTCACGGGGTTTCTTTGCGGTTACAGAATATTATACGTACCGAGTCTCCAATAAAATTTGCAGTTGTACATGAACTGGGTAAACTGGTCATTTGTTTGCTTGAAAATGGGGTCTTGCAAGCCTGGGAATGTCCAACAAACCGAAAAGAGGACAGTGAACAGAAGCAATCGTATTTGCGTGCAGAAACTACATTGGAAGAGAATAAATCAATTCATCCAATAGTCATGTTAAACACACCCGAGTTAAAGCATAGTCATGAGCGTCATTTTATTGCGTTGATTTTCTCTGATGGGTCAATTAAGGCCTTTGAAGTTTCTTTGACACGCGGTATTTTTGAAGTCAAATCCGATGCTTTGGACATTCACGGCGACGACATTTATAGGATCTCTATCATCGATCCTGTCCATCAAACGTTCTTTAGTAACAGGCCTCTTATTTCCTTAGTAACTAAGAAGGGTCTTACTAGGACATATAAAGCCATTGTCAATTACGATGACAGACACGTTCAATGGATTAAGGCTTGTGAAATTAATACAGGAATAATAAACCCCACATGCATTAGAGGATCTTCTACAGGTAAACTGTGTATCGTCAACTCTACAGGTAAAGTGATGTCGTTGTGGGATTTGAATAGAGCAGTTCTTGAATATGAAGAAACATTTGGTGATGCTATCGAAGATGTAGATTGGACTAGTACCGAATATGGCCAAAGCATAGTTTCTGTTGGATTTACAGGATACGCTTTGTTGTATACTCAATTGAGATATGATTACACCAATAATACACCTAGTTATTTACctatagaaaaaattgatatcACAGCTCACACGGCTCATAATATAGGTGACTCTATATGGATGAAAAACGGAACATTTATTGTTGCTTCGGGAAATCAATTTTACATCAAGGATAAATCTTTGGATTTAAAGGATCCATTCACATACCAATCTATTGgttcaagaaaaatactaTCGAATGACATACTTCATTTAAGTAGCGTTTTGAATGGCCCACTACCAGTGTATCATCCCCAATTTTTAATTCAAGCTATTTATGCCAACAAGTTACAGCTTGTCAAAGAGTTGCTGTTGAGATTGTTTTTAGCACTAAGAAAGTTGGATTTCGAATCACAGGATGTGTCTAATTTAGACTCTAATTTAGGTATGAATCCCTTGAAGTTCTTTATTGCTAAAGACAGAGACTATCCGACAGAAACGTTCCCTGATCCATACCCCAACTTCAACAAGACAGTATCTGCAGCACTTTCCGAGCAATTGACGAAAATCACTCTTCCATATTTGACACGTCACCAACAGATTACACTTATCACAGTCATCGAAGCCGTGGATGAGGTAActaaagatgaaaatgtGGTGGATTACAACGGCGTTAGATTTTTAATGGGTGTAAAGTTATTTTTATCCCACAAAAATGTTCAAAAGAGTATTCTGATGAGAGACGTTTCTTGGGCTTTGCATTCAGAtaacaaagaaataatattatcatttATTGACCACCACATAACTTCATGGAATCGTGCGTGCGAATACAAGATAGCTTATTGGatcaaagaacaagatttagtaaagaaatttgaagatattGCAAAATAtgaattttccaaagatgACAAGAGAGATCCAAGTCGGTGTGCTATATTCTACCTTgcgttgaagaaaaaacagatACTATTAAGCTTGTGGAGAATGGCTATTGGTCATCCTGAGCAACAGAAGATGATTAGGTTTATCAGTAACGATTTTAGTGTACCTAGGTGGAGAACTGCGGCGCTCAAAAATGCCTTCGTTCTGCTGAGTAAGCATAGGTATATGGATGCTGCAGtgttttttctcttaaCAGGCTCTTTGAAGGATTGTGTCAATGTTCTTTGCAAGCAAGTCGGGGACATGGATATGGCTATCGGTGTATGTCGTGTTTATGAAGGTGATAATGGGCCTGTGTTGGGAGAGCTATTAACCACACAAATGTTGCCTGAGACAATAAGGGAGAACGATAGATGGAAAGCAAGCTTTATTTATTGGAAATTAAGGAAACAAGAAGTAGCTATTAAAGCTTTGATGACTGCACCAATCGATTTAGAAAACAATTCTGAGGTTGTTAGCAAAGAAACCTGTGTTAACAGATCATTTCTCGTCGAAGATCCCGCTCTCCTTTATTTGTACAATCACTTGAGAAATAGAAACTTAAAGTACTTTATTGGGTCTCTTAATGTTGAAGCCAAAATTGAATGTACTTTGATTTTAAGGGTTACTGATATTCTTTGCCGTATGGGTTGCAACTACTTGGCCGCTTCACTTGtgaagaattggaagttcattgaaagaaattcCGTTCCTGTCCAAAAATTACTAGAGAGTCCCGCAAAAGACAGAACTTATTCTGTTATTGGTGCTATGGCAGCTGAACCAACGTCAACAGCTAGGATGAGGCCTAGtctttttgataaatttggTTCCTCTAACCCCTCAGAGGCAGAGCCTTTCAAAGCCAGTACTACATTACCAAGTAACTTGTTAGATGACTTTTCGCAACCACCGCCAAATATCTCTTCACCAACGTCCCTCGATCAAGATTCTTCTTCGGCACCCAGAAGTCTATTGGATGATTTTGCATCTCCTTTCTCTTCCCAGCACAAAGAGAACGTAGCTCCAAGCATGTTAGATGGCTTTACAgagaaaacagaaaactCTGAAAATGTGAATGGGAAAAGTTTACAGAGCAACTTCTCATCAGAAGAGCCACAgaatccaagaaaatcGGCTGTGACCAAAAACTTACTGGACGACTTTATGTGA
- the PET191 gene encoding Pet191p: MVASCKDQKRAVAICLQRSPCVMIERHNPQECLDNPDLNKDLPELCIAQMKAFLDCKRGIVDMTKRFTGNAPLSTGKYDQQYENLCTGKFNPREEMEKLRMLDSKKKD; this comes from the coding sequence ATGGTTGCTAGCTGTAAGGATCAGAAAAGGGCTGTTGCCATCTGTTTGCAGAGGTCGCCCTGCGTGATGATAGAGAGGCACAACCCTCAAGAGTGTCTAGACAATCCAGACCTGAACAAGGATCTGCCTGAGCTTTGTATAGCCCAGATGAAAGCATTTTTGGATTGCAAACGAGGAATAGTGGACATGACCAAGCGGTTTACCGGTAACGCACCCCTCTCAACTGGCAAGTACGATCAGCAGTACGAAAACCTGTGCACGGGGAAATTCAATCCCAGAGAAGAAATGGAGAAGTTGAGAATGCTGGAtagcaagaagaaggacTGA